A part of Longimicrobiaceae bacterium genomic DNA contains:
- a CDS encoding MerR family transcriptional regulator, producing MPKRASPASITLDLTGRMTYRIQSVARLTGIPPATLRAWERRYHLIAPDRTAKGYRLYTEQDVSMLSRIKALVDGGLKVGEAVEAVRRSSPALFPVDAASALDLAHGREQLFAALLALDRPAAVAAYDRLSLVSPMRKLDDVLLPLMRDLGALWERGKASVAQEHFASAFVREKMLRMMEGLDALAATGPEAVCAGIPGEPHELGLMAAALHLAARGWRLVYLGVSVPLGDLRAVLAARRPAVLCTSVVLGRPAAELTALLRDLRAAAPPETRVALGGAGVAAHFGASPVEGVSIYPTYAAMLADVPASA from the coding sequence ATGCCCAAGCGAGCTAGCCCTGCCAGCATCACGCTGGACCTGACCGGGCGCATGACGTACCGGATCCAGAGCGTGGCGCGCCTCACCGGCATCCCGCCCGCCACCCTGCGCGCGTGGGAGCGGCGCTACCACCTGATCGCGCCCGACCGCACCGCCAAGGGCTACCGCCTGTACACCGAGCAGGACGTGTCCATGCTGTCGCGCATCAAGGCGCTGGTGGACGGCGGCCTCAAGGTGGGCGAGGCGGTGGAGGCGGTGCGCCGCTCGTCGCCCGCGCTCTTTCCCGTGGACGCCGCCAGCGCCCTGGATCTCGCGCACGGCCGCGAGCAGCTCTTCGCCGCCCTCCTGGCGCTGGACCGGCCCGCCGCCGTGGCCGCGTACGACCGCCTGTCGCTTGTCTCGCCCATGCGCAAGCTGGACGACGTGCTGCTGCCGCTCATGCGCGACCTGGGCGCGCTGTGGGAGCGCGGCAAGGCGAGCGTGGCCCAGGAGCACTTCGCCTCGGCGTTCGTGCGCGAGAAGATGCTGCGGATGATGGAGGGCCTGGACGCCCTGGCCGCCACCGGCCCGGAGGCGGTGTGCGCCGGCATACCCGGCGAGCCGCACGAGCTCGGGCTCATGGCCGCCGCGCTGCACCTGGCCGCGCGCGGGTGGCGGCTGGTGTACCTGGGCGTGAGCGTGCCCTTGGGCGACCTGCGCGCCGTGCTCGCCGCGCGCCGCCCCGCCGTGCTCTGCACCTCGGTCGTCCTCGGCCGCCCCGCCGCCGAGCTGACCGCGCTCCTGCGCGACCTTCGCGCCGCCGCGCCGCCGGAGACGCGCGTCGCCCTGGGCGGGGCCGGGGTCGCCGCACACTTCGGCGCGAGCCCGGTGGAGGGCGTCAGCATCTACCCCACCTACGCGGCCATGCTCGCCGACGTCCCCGCCTCCGCATAG